A stretch of Penaeus vannamei isolate JL-2024 chromosome 18, ASM4276789v1, whole genome shotgun sequence DNA encodes these proteins:
- the LOC113825055 gene encoding uncharacterized protein, translating to MFTVAPKPQHFSPMEEGPVDSLNMRVTLGQEARWPLLLFLYTMVGLLLLAIALVWCLVRAPSESWLRSWRHSAGGKSELADVIIVKTATPPPPSKHGRLIEVLHKPVDANTDIERGVRESLPREDPSSQGI from the exons ATGTTCACCGTGGCCCCGAAGCCCCAGCACTTCTCTCCCATGGAGGAAGGGCCTGTGGACTCGCTGAACATGAGGGTCACGCTTGGACAGGAAGCTCGCTGGCCTCTGCTGCTGTTTCTGTACACGATGGTCGGCCTCCTGTTGCTCGCCATTGCCCTCGTCTGGTGCCTTGTCAGGGCGCCCTCCGAATCCTGGCTGCGTTCTTGGAGACACAG tgcgGGCGGTAAAAGCGAGTTGGCCGACGTGATCATCGTAAAGACAGCGACTCCACCTCCGCCGAGTAAACACGGGCGTTTAATCGAGGTCCTCCACAAGCCGGTCGACGCGAATACGGACATAGAGAGGGGCGTCCGGGAGTCACTGCCAAGAGAAGACCCGAGTTCGCAAGGCatctag
- the LOC138864850 gene encoding uncharacterized protein encodes MAPNHYFAFNAGLMDMYPIRVDRDSLAQTWPVALLLAAFVVLLAVVVLLVWGMTKMAPLAPVEREREAPSARTPLLVSQGKGLRYMQQRSCASLTAAEIHVNADLEWDSFVMQD; translated from the exons ATGGCGCCTAATCATTACTTCGCCTTTAACGCAGGACTGATGGACATGTACCCCATTCGAGTGGATCGGGACAGCCTGGCGCAGACGTGGCCCGTGGCGCTCCTGCTCGCGGCCTTCGTCGTCCTGCTGGCCGTCGTCGTCCTGCTCGTGTGGGGGATGACCAAGATGGCACCGCTGGCTCCCGTTGAAAG AGAGCGGGAGGCGCCGTCGGCAAGAACGCCGCTCTTGGTCTCCCAAGGAAAGGGTCTGCGGTACATGCAGCAGCGGTCCTGCGCCTCCCTCACGGCCGCGGAAATCCACGTCAATGCAGACTTGGAATGGGACTCCTTCGTCATGCAAGATTAG